The nucleotide sequence TTTTAAACCTTAGAAAAACGAATAGAAAGAAACGACACACACAGAACAGAAGCAAAACCAAATTTGAGATTTTTTGCAATCGCCCCCTTAAATTTTGGAAACCGACTCCTAAGAAAAACCAAATTAGAAAATTTTGAGTTTTAAAATATAGATCATAATTCTCGATATAACactaattatattatatttacatacatacattttcaagatgggggaatagtgccaggcagctgcctggcactcccccattggaccaactgtttatttttttttttcatttgaaaattatcgttttgcccccagctcaaaataaaattacgtttttgtcccCATATCAGAATTACGTTTACTACTTATACATTTAGAagatgggggaatagtgccagacaCCTGCCTgacactcccccattggaccaaccattTACTATTGGACCaaccatttttttatttaattttattctcagtttaaaattacgctttcgtccttcgtttaaaaatatgtttttgcctcagctcaaaataaaattataattttgccccgagctcaaaattacgcttttaccttcggttcaaaaagtcatttttaattttgttctcagtttaaaattacagtttcgcccttcgtttaaaattaaggttttgcccccagttcaaaataaaattttggttttcCCTCTACCTTGAAATTACGATCCCCCCCTCTCCcaagctcaaaattatgatttcgcctccagctcaaaatataattacgattttgccctctatacagacatacatgttatgagagaaaTATTCGGTTTATTGCCCcgcactcccccattggaccaacacgttttttattttatatccattttaaaattatgtttttgccctcaactcaaaataaaatttacatttttgtccccatctcaaaattacgatcttgccttcaattcaaaattacgactttgccTGGCACtctcccattggaccaaccagtttattattttatatccattctaAAATAACGTTTTTGCCcctctttaaaattacggttttgcccccagcGCAAAACAAAATTCCGATTTTgtccccaactcaaaattacgatttttccctccattcaaaataaaattgtggttttgccctCAACTCAAAATTACttttttgccctcagttcaaaataaaattctgTTTTTTTAGTTGGTTGacttgatttaattgttttttgtgtcaatgagctgcctaacactcgctcattattcggccatcgccccgcaacgcgggcggggttATAACTAGTTTACCTACATTTACAAAGTGGATGTAAAGTAGAATTTTTTATTGGTCAATTTGCATACTTAGGATATTGTTGATTGTTCATATTCATCATTTTTTTAAAGAGAAAGAACCATATTTCTACATTTACTAAATTTCTTATAATTTTACTCACAGATAAAAACTTACAAAGCCAAAGTTTCACGAAGTAAAACTAAAACTACTTTTTATTCTTTATTTACTTATTGTATATTTCTTTATTGTATagttatttatttacattttagATTATAACTATTTTTAGCTTAGTCTGTGtctcttataacttttaaaatatgatattttatATTATTTGGAATGTGTTATCACGatgtgcttatttttatttacgtttGTTATGAATTTACTCAAAACTGAGTTGTAAATAGTAATATATAAGTTATCGAAGCACAAACGTACATTTCATTAACCCTTTCCGTTATTTTAACAATTTAATATTAATCCTTTATTAAAATTCGAATACATATGTTTTGataaatgtttatttttttctttaccTTGACGAACCGAGCCGACACTGTCCGAGGTTGTGCCGAATGGAAACAAATCTAACTGAATGACATTGGTACCAGTATTGGTATTATCTGAACCAGTACCAGTATTCTTTCCTATGGTTTTCGAACATTACAAAACACATGTCGCTATCCTCTTGGTcatatatctttcgattgctaTACCGAATGACGGTACCGTACGGGTACTATAACGAACCAAACTGATACCAAGTTACCAACTGAATGCCCCGTCTCAACGCACGGAAATTCCCCTAGTTACTAATATAATTCATATAATTAAGCCCAATGTCGAAATGTTAACTCATAAGCCTAATGACCAACATCTTAATATTAAGCTTTTATGGACTTAAATATTAGGCCCAATGTCTAAATGTCAACTCATAGGCCCATGACCAACATCTCAATGTTATGCTTttatcatggttgtaaaagtcccgactAGACACTGATTAATCCCCGATTAATTACAATTAATCCCGATTATATccaattaatcccgattaatcacTAGTCCCCACCTAGCGACTAGCGATTTCTACAACCATGGCTTTGATAGAATTAAATCTTAGGCCCAATGTCCAAATGTTAAGGTGTTAAGCCTTGGCCCATGACTTTAAACCTTGGACAAACGAATAGAAAGAAACGACACACACAGAACAGAAGCAACGTTGTAGAAGACCGACCAGACGCCCTCCCATCACCGATCAACCCAAATCCGGCCAATATTTCGACTTGCGACCCCTAGTTAGATGATGTTATATATAAGAGTTTTACTTGTCTCGCTAGATGATGTCATGgctagatttcaaaaaatgaaaatatGTAGAGAACAACTTTAAATATGTTAGTTTTTCATTATACATTTGTAATAATGTTTGACTAATTTTTATTGATTATATGTAATTTACTTTAAACGGCCCCTAAAAATTGGTTATGAAAGTGAACATAGAAAGTTGGTGACGATGTAGAAAGCTGAGTAGGATAGATGCATTATTTAGAAAAAAGCTAGTGGAGATTTTGGTGGGATGTAACATGTACCAGACATGTCCACTAGGCATATTTATATGCGTTTGGAGGTTTATGCATTGTAGATGCTATTGATTAGATCTACCAAGAATCTACTTCGTGTACAGAAGAATTGCACGTTTATATAATGCTTTGATAGGAGGCTGTATAAAGAAGATGAATTTAAGGCTAGGTTGTACCTTGTGATGATGCAAATGTTCACGCCGAATATAATGAATGATGTACAAAGAGTTCAATCTTCGGTCTATTCTCGTTACATGGGGATTAAAACCAAGTACATAACCAGATTTCGGATTCAATCATTTCATGAAATCGCAGCCATGTgttacaaacacacacacaatgtTAACGGTATAGCAAATGAGATGTTTAGGTTGGCAACAATGCGTCTTATTCAAACATATAAACGACTAAGTTCAGATTAAATAATCAGCCTTGGATTATTGCGCTATGAAGCGGAACTTGAAATAAGAATCACTAAATAACCAACCAATTGTGCATCACATATTGATGAGAGCATCTGTGCAGGTGAATAAAAGCAAGACCAAACATATGATCACAATAAATAATAAATCCATTACAGAACCAAAGATATACAACTGATCACAAAAAGGTGCCTAGAACTCTAATTTTCTCCCTGAAAACTGAATTAAACTATCAGTCACACATAGAAATGCGAATTgaagaaaaacaaaccttttacGACCTCAAGCGCACATCCAAGATTGGTTCCAAGCTCGGTGTTTGGATTTTCATGGTGCGTATTTGACACCTCTCTATTTGTTAACTGTAGAGAATATGTGACACGTTACATTCTGGTCTCTATGGATGGTATTATCATCATCTAGAGTTTCTCAGTAGTTGTTGCAGATTTGAATGGGTGGTTTCACTCTCAGTCAGTTTGCACTCAAAGACTCAAAAGTACTTTGAATTATTTCTTAGGCATTTAGGGCAATGTTTACTGGTTATATTATTCATCTATCACATCAAGGATATTTGTTTGATCTCTAAAGAAGTACTGACCTTAGTCAATGTCTACCTTTGTCTACTAAAGTATCAAGGAGATGTTAGCTATCACACTATTCTGGATGATCCCTTGTTATACTACAACATTGTTGGTGCACTTAAGCGTAGCCTTGACTCGTCTAAAGATTGCATATGACGATCGTAAGGTTTCTAAGTTTTTACATAAACCTACTAACTGACGCTTATAGTTGGATGTATTCTTCGGTATCTTTACAAGACCACTTCACATGGCTCTACTATTCAACAATCTTCTCTCCATGCTTATGTCGATGCTGACTAGGTAAGTTGATCGGCGCTCTACCACTGTACTCAATCTTATTAGTTAGAGTTCCAAGTTACAACACACCGTTGTTTAGTATGGTATCGAGCTCTTGCACTTACAACAAAGTTCGCAATGTGACTACAACTGTTCAAATCGTTGGTAATCTAACCGAATGTTTGTCTTTCATTCAGTTTGACACTCTTGGGTCCAAGCTTCACGTTGTTATGCATGTTTCACATAAAGGAACATTTTATTTTGTTACAGTTAGTTTCTTATGGCTAGTTTGCTATAATACAACTGCTGCCTACTTAACTTCTATACACAGATGTTCTATCCTTCAGCTTTCTTACTAAAGATGATATGGATTTTGCAATCAAAGCTAGTATAAAACCATTCAAACATGAACATATTTGTGTCAGACACAGAACAATAAGCTGAATAAAAGCAAGACCAAAACCAGATGAACCTGTCTACTTCTATTCAAACAACAAAACGGTTTTTGAGTAAAAGTTCATTACTGCAACAAAGAAATACATTTGATCACATAAAAAGAGCCTAGAATTCTAATTCTCTTCCTAGAAACCGAATTAAACTATTAATCAATCATAGAACAATTGCGCATCGAAGAAAAACAAACCTTACCAGCTCACTGTACACAAAACACTTCAACTGACATATAGCAGACACAATTCAAACGTCAAAGAACTCAATCATTAACCTCCGAAAAACGAGAAAAACCCCTTCTTTTTCGGCTCttcctccaccatcaccgccttCATGCTATCCTGCTCAACCAACCTCCAAGCCGCTTGCTCAAACGCCAACCCTGCTAAAGTCGGAGGCTTATTCAAAACAAGCGGAAACCCTCTATTCGTACTCCTAATCACCTCCGAATCCTCCGGAATCACTCCCAACAACGCCAATCCCAACATCTCTTGAACATCAAGAACCGACATCATATCCTCCCCTCTAATCAAATCCGTCCGAACTCGATTCACAATCATCTTAATATCCCTAATTCCATCACACTCCAACAAACCAGTAACCCTATCCGCATCGCGCAACGCCGTAATATCCGGTGTCGTAACCAAAACCGCCTCGTTAGCCGGCGTAATCGCTGTTATAAATCCGGCATCTATTCCAGCCGGACAATCGATTAATATAAAGTCTGGGCAGCCTTCCTGCCGGTCCTTTAACGCATCCACAAGCCACACTAACGCTTTTCCACCAAACCCTAGGGGTAATTTCGACCTAGGTTTTGAAATACACAACAATTCAAAGTTTGACCAGCGTTTATCACGAACTAGGGCTTGATCTAGACGACAATCACCATTGAGAACCTCTACGACGGTGTAATTGACGCGGTTTTCGAGGCCGAGAAGGAGGTCGAGGTTACGTAAGCCGACGTCAGCGTCGATTGCGACGACGGAGAACCCTAATCTGGCTAGCGAGAGGCCTACGTTGGCGGTTGTGGTAGTTTTTCCGACGCCGCCTTTGCCGGAGGTGATAACAACGACTCTCGGTGTCTCGCCGGAGAGTTCCGGCTTCCGGTTGTATTGTAGAACCGATTGGATTCGTGCCGGTGGTTGTAGCGATTTTGCGTAGAGTTTTGTTGCCGGTCGAGTTAGGGTTGTGTGTAAGGGATTGGTAGGGAGAAAGGTGGAGGAGTACAGTGACGTCATCGCCGGCGGTGGCGTAGGCGGCGGCGGTGGTAGTTGCAGAGAGTAGAAGTTTCGTCGATAAAAGTTACCTCTAGAACTGATCCGATTGAATCGTGGCCGTTCATAATCAACGGTCCAGATCTGTTTCTTTCGTATCCGGTTACTTACACGTGGCACTTATCTAGCTGTCAGATCAGATAGCATCCTTCTGTGCAACAATCAAAAGTCTTGACATTATTCTAGATTGCGCTTTAATCGGCTGCCACGTGTCCCTGTGTATGTGAAATGACAATTATGCCCTTGCTTGTTGCCGTTTGGGCACTTTCTTATCATGTGATCTGATCAGTTATATTATCCTTTGTGTATATCATAGGTTTCATCTTCAGATCTAATTTTACAAACCCTAGGTGTGTTTTTCTCTCAAGGTATGATCGGTTTATTTA is from Helianthus annuus cultivar XRQ/B chromosome 9, HanXRQr2.0-SUNRISE, whole genome shotgun sequence and encodes:
- the LOC118482052 gene encoding putative septum site-determining protein minD homolog, chloroplastic translates to MTSLYSSTFLPTNPLHTTLTRPATKLYAKSLQPPARIQSVLQYNRKPELSGETPRVVVITSGKGGVGKTTTTANVGLSLARLGFSVVAIDADVGLRNLDLLLGLENRVNYTVVEVLNGDCRLDQALVRDKRWSNFELLCISKPRSKLPLGFGGKALVWLVDALKDRQEGCPDFILIDCPAGIDAGFITAITPANEAVLVTTPDITALRDADRVTGLLECDGIRDIKMIVNRVRTDLIRGEDMMSVLDVQEMLGLALLGVIPEDSEVIRSTNRGFPLVLNKPPTLAGLAFEQAAWRLVEQDSMKAVMVEEEPKKKGFFSFFGG